A section of the Streptomyces sp. SCL15-4 genome encodes:
- a CDS encoding ATP-binding protein, with amino-acid sequence MRRRLIQSTLAVVLVVIAVFGVSLVIVETRTISNSAQERVESEAVRLASIVDSRILAAENVNADVLRNPVSKDQYAVISMPGKTPIEIGSKPEGDTIQSTQHGEEGETVTVQEPRSAVTREVGRTLLIIGLVALLAVIAAVLLALRQAGRLASPLTDLAETAERLGSGDPRPRHKRYGVPELDRVADVLDSSAERIARMLTAERRLAADASHQLRTPLTALSMRLEEITLTDDPDTVKEEATIALTQVERLTDVVERLLTNSRDPRTGSAVAFDLDEVIQQQLAEWRPAYRSAGRAVVSSGKQHLTAVGTPGAVAQVLAALIENSLMHGGGTVALRTRVTGNQAVIEVTDEGPGVPADLGARIFERTISGRNSTGIGLAVARDLAEADGGRLELLQAQPPVFGLFLSRTPPSRKSDEDQPTVR; translated from the coding sequence ATGCGTCGACGTCTCATCCAGTCCACCCTCGCCGTCGTGCTGGTGGTGATCGCCGTCTTCGGTGTCTCGCTCGTCATCGTCGAGACCCGCACCATCAGCAACAGCGCCCAGGAGCGGGTGGAGTCGGAGGCGGTGCGGCTGGCCAGCATCGTGGACAGCCGGATCCTCGCCGCGGAGAACGTCAACGCGGACGTGCTGCGCAATCCGGTCAGCAAGGACCAGTACGCGGTCATCTCCATGCCCGGCAAGACGCCCATAGAGATCGGCAGCAAGCCCGAGGGCGACACCATCCAGTCGACGCAGCACGGCGAGGAGGGCGAGACGGTCACCGTCCAGGAGCCCCGCTCCGCGGTGACCCGCGAGGTCGGCCGGACCCTGCTGATCATCGGACTGGTCGCGCTGCTCGCGGTGATCGCGGCCGTGCTGCTCGCCCTGCGGCAGGCGGGCCGGCTCGCCTCTCCGCTGACCGACCTCGCCGAGACCGCCGAGCGCCTCGGCTCCGGCGACCCGCGCCCGCGGCACAAGCGGTACGGCGTGCCCGAGCTGGACCGGGTCGCCGATGTGCTGGACTCCTCCGCGGAACGGATCGCGCGCATGCTGACCGCCGAGCGGCGCCTGGCGGCCGACGCCTCGCACCAGCTCCGCACGCCGCTCACCGCCCTGTCCATGCGGCTGGAGGAGATCACCCTCACCGACGACCCGGACACGGTGAAGGAGGAGGCCACCATCGCGCTGACGCAGGTGGAGCGGCTGACCGACGTGGTGGAGCGGCTGCTGACCAACTCGCGCGACCCGCGCACCGGCTCCGCGGTCGCCTTCGACCTGGACGAGGTGATCCAGCAGCAGCTCGCCGAGTGGCGGCCCGCCTACCGCAGCGCCGGCCGGGCCGTCGTCAGCTCCGGCAAGCAGCACCTGACGGCGGTGGGCACGCCGGGCGCGGTCGCGCAGGTGCTGGCCGCGCTGATCGAGAACTCGCTGATGCACGGCGGCGGCACCGTGGCGCTGCGCACCCGGGTCACCGGCAACCAGGCCGTGATCGAGGTGACCGACGAGGGGCCGGGAGTGCCGGCCGACCTCGGCGCGCGGATCTTCGAGCGGACGATCAGCGGGCGGAACTCCACGGGCATCGGCCTGGCCGTGGCGCGGGACCTCGCGGAGGCCGACGGCGGCCGCCTGGAACTCCTCCAGGCGCAGCCCCCGGTCTTCGGCCTGTTCCTCTCCCGCACACCCCCGTCACGCAAGTCGGACGAGGACCAGCCGACGGTCCGCTGA
- a CDS encoding GtrA family protein: MEPRSSGVQRLVRELIRFGAVGGAGVLVNLGVFNLVRHSSDLPVVRASVIATVVAIVFNYVGFRYWTYRDRDKSGRTRELTLFLLFSVAGLVIENGVLYLATYGFGWDTPLQSNVFKFVGIGVATLFRFWSYRTWVFRTLPAGEAVAGAESILKQEPRRSAPRQRVP; the protein is encoded by the coding sequence ATGGAACCTCGTTCCTCGGGGGTGCAACGGCTCGTACGCGAGTTGATCCGGTTCGGTGCCGTCGGCGGGGCCGGGGTTCTGGTCAACCTCGGTGTGTTCAACCTGGTCCGGCACTCCTCGGACCTGCCGGTGGTGCGCGCCAGCGTGATCGCGACGGTCGTGGCCATCGTCTTCAACTACGTGGGCTTCCGCTACTGGACCTACCGGGACCGCGACAAGAGCGGGCGCACCCGGGAACTGACGCTGTTCCTGCTGTTCAGCGTGGCCGGCCTGGTGATCGAGAACGGCGTGCTGTACCTGGCGACCTACGGCTTCGGCTGGGACACCCCGCTGCAGAGCAACGTCTTCAAGTTCGTCGGCATCGGCGTGGCGACGCTGTTCCGGTTCTGGTCGTACCGCACCTGGGTGTTCCGGACGCTGCCGGCCGGGGAGGCCGTGGCGGGTGCCGAATCGATTCTGAAGCAGGAGCCGCGGCGGTCCGCGCCCCGCCAGCGGGTCCCGTAG
- a CDS encoding 5-(carboxyamino)imidazole ribonucleotide synthase, which translates to MTFPVVGMVGGGQLARMTHEAGIPLGIRFKLLSDTPQDSAAQVVSDVVIGDYRDLDTLREFARGCDVITFDHEHVPTEHLRALEADGIPVRPGPDALVHAQDKGVMRARLDAIGIPCPRHRIVTDPQDVVRFAAEGDGFPVVLKTVRGGYDGKGVWVVENAEEAAEPFRAGVPVLAEEKVDYVRELAANVVRSPHGQAVAYPVVESRQVDGVCDTVIAPAPDLPEDLALRAERLALTVAKELDVVGHLAVELFQTRDGRILVNELAMRPHNSGHWSMDGAITSQFANHVRAVLDLPLGDPRPRAPWTVMVNVLGGDYPDMYSAYLHCMARDPKLKIHMYGKDVKPGRKVGHVNTYGDDLDDVLERARHAAGYLRGTITE; encoded by the coding sequence GTGACGTTCCCGGTAGTCGGCATGGTCGGCGGGGGGCAGCTCGCGCGTATGACGCACGAGGCGGGCATCCCGTTGGGCATCAGGTTCAAGCTTCTCAGTGACACCCCTCAGGATTCCGCGGCGCAGGTCGTGAGCGATGTCGTCATCGGCGACTACCGCGACCTCGACACCTTGCGGGAATTCGCGCGCGGGTGCGATGTGATCACCTTCGATCACGAACACGTACCCACCGAGCACCTCCGGGCTCTGGAGGCGGACGGCATTCCCGTGCGCCCGGGGCCCGACGCGCTGGTGCACGCCCAGGACAAGGGCGTGATGCGCGCGAGGCTCGACGCGATCGGCATCCCGTGCCCCCGGCACCGGATCGTGACCGATCCGCAGGACGTGGTCCGCTTCGCGGCCGAGGGCGACGGCTTCCCCGTCGTCCTCAAGACCGTCCGCGGCGGCTACGACGGCAAGGGCGTGTGGGTCGTGGAGAACGCCGAGGAGGCGGCCGAGCCGTTCCGCGCCGGCGTCCCCGTCCTCGCCGAGGAGAAGGTCGACTACGTCCGCGAGCTGGCCGCCAACGTCGTCCGCTCCCCGCACGGCCAGGCCGTCGCCTACCCGGTGGTGGAGTCCCGGCAGGTCGACGGCGTCTGCGACACCGTGATCGCGCCCGCCCCGGACCTGCCCGAGGACCTGGCCCTGCGCGCCGAGCGGCTCGCCCTGACCGTCGCCAAGGAACTGGACGTCGTCGGGCACCTCGCCGTCGAGCTGTTCCAGACCCGCGACGGCCGCATCCTCGTCAACGAACTCGCGATGCGCCCGCACAACTCCGGCCACTGGTCCATGGACGGCGCGATCACCTCCCAGTTCGCCAACCACGTCCGCGCGGTCCTGGACCTGCCGCTGGGCGACCCCCGCCCGCGCGCCCCGTGGACGGTCATGGTCAACGTCCTGGGCGGCGACTACCCCGACATGTACTCCGCGTACTTGCACTGCATGGCCCGCGACCCCAAGCTCAAGATCCACATGTACGGCAAGGACGTGAAGCCCGGTCGCAAGGTCGGACACGTCAACACCTACGGCGACGACCTGGACGACGTGCTGGAGCGCGCCCGTCACGCAGCCGGCTACCTGAGAGGCACGATCACCGAATGA
- the purE gene encoding 5-(carboxyamino)imidazole ribonucleotide mutase produces MSPVVGIVMGSDSDWPVMEAAAKALDEFEIAYEVDVVSAHRMPREMITYGEQAADRGLKAIIAGAGGAAHLPGMLASVTPLPVIGVPVPLKYLDGMDSLLSIVQMPAGVPVATVSVAGARNAGLLAARMLAAHDEELLHRMRDFQQELNDQATEKGKRLRAKVEGTSGFGFGK; encoded by the coding sequence ATGAGCCCCGTTGTTGGCATCGTCATGGGGTCCGACTCCGACTGGCCCGTCATGGAGGCCGCCGCCAAGGCCCTGGACGAGTTCGAGATCGCCTACGAGGTCGACGTCGTCTCCGCGCACCGCATGCCCCGCGAGATGATCACCTACGGCGAGCAGGCCGCCGACCGCGGGCTGAAGGCGATCATCGCGGGCGCGGGCGGCGCCGCCCACCTGCCCGGCATGCTCGCCTCCGTCACCCCGCTGCCGGTCATCGGCGTGCCCGTGCCGCTGAAGTACCTGGACGGCATGGACTCGCTGCTGTCCATCGTGCAGATGCCGGCCGGTGTCCCGGTCGCCACGGTCTCCGTCGCCGGCGCCCGCAACGCCGGTCTGCTCGCGGCCCGGATGCTCGCCGCGCACGACGAGGAACTGCTGCACCGGATGCGCGACTTCCAGCAGGAGCTGAACGACCAGGCCACCGAGAAGGGCAAGCGGCTGCGCGCCAAGGTCGAGGGCACGAGCGGCTTCGGCTTCGGGAAGTGA
- a CDS encoding dipeptidase, whose amino-acid sequence MSALEEARDLLREFPVVDGHNDLPWALREQVRYDLDALDIAGDRRDRLHTDLPRLRAGGVGAQYWSVYVPAEQPEPVAATLEQIDCVHRMLERYPADLAPARTAADLEAARADGRIASLMGAEGGHSIANSLGTLRALYALGVRYMTLTHNSNVDWADSATDEPRARGLTAFGREVVREMNRLGMLVDLSHVAATTMRDALDASAAPVIFSHSSARAVCDHPRNIPDDVLERLPDNGGVAMVTFVPKFVLQAAVDWTAAADDNLRAHGLHHLDTSPEAMRLHRAFEERHPRPVATVSTVADHLDHMREVAGIDHLGIGGDYDGTAFTPDGLDDVSGYPNLLAELLDRGWSRTDLAKLTWRNAVRVLGAAEDVARDLKASRGPSLATIEELDGTPGGS is encoded by the coding sequence ATGAGCGCGCTGGAGGAGGCCCGGGACCTGCTGCGCGAGTTCCCGGTCGTCGACGGCCACAACGACCTGCCGTGGGCGCTGCGCGAGCAGGTCCGCTACGACCTCGACGCCCTGGACATCGCCGGGGACCGCCGCGACCGGCTGCACACCGACCTGCCGCGGCTGCGCGCGGGCGGCGTCGGCGCCCAGTACTGGTCGGTGTACGTGCCGGCCGAGCAGCCCGAGCCGGTCGCGGCCACCCTGGAGCAGATCGACTGCGTCCACCGGATGCTGGAGCGCTACCCGGCGGACCTGGCGCCCGCGCGGACCGCCGCCGACCTGGAGGCGGCCCGCGCCGACGGCCGGATCGCCTCCCTCATGGGCGCCGAGGGCGGCCACTCCATCGCCAACTCCCTGGGCACCCTGCGCGCCCTGTACGCGCTCGGCGTGCGCTACATGACCCTCACCCACAACTCCAACGTGGACTGGGCGGACTCCGCGACGGACGAGCCGAGGGCCCGGGGCCTGACCGCCTTCGGCCGCGAGGTGGTCCGCGAGATGAACCGGCTCGGCATGCTGGTCGACCTCTCGCACGTGGCCGCCACCACCATGCGGGACGCGCTGGACGCCTCCGCCGCGCCGGTGATCTTCTCGCACTCCTCCGCCCGCGCGGTCTGCGACCACCCGCGCAACATCCCCGACGACGTCCTGGAGCGGCTGCCCGACAACGGCGGCGTGGCGATGGTGACGTTCGTGCCCAAGTTCGTCCTCCAGGCCGCCGTCGACTGGACGGCCGCCGCCGACGACAACCTGCGCGCCCACGGCCTGCACCACCTGGACACCAGCCCCGAGGCGATGCGGCTGCACCGCGCGTTCGAGGAGCGCCATCCGCGCCCGGTCGCCACGGTGTCCACGGTGGCCGACCACCTGGACCACATGCGCGAGGTGGCCGGCATCGACCACCTGGGCATCGGCGGCGACTACGACGGCACCGCGTTCACCCCGGACGGCCTGGACGACGTCTCCGGCTACCCCAACCTCCTCGCCGAGCTGCTGGACCGCGGCTGGTCCCGCACCGACCTGGCCAAGCTGACCTGGCGCAACGCGGTACGGGTGCTGGGCGCGGCGGAGGACGTCGCCCGCGACCTGAAGGCCAGTCGGGGCCCGTCCCTCGCCACCATCGAGGAACTGGACGGCACGCCCGGCGGGAGCTGA
- a CDS encoding dipeptidase: MADLQDDIPGTTEVGEDGGLPDEPLRLRPAGDLLERARVLLAAHPVADGYSGLPWALRHLPGHDLQLGEAAVDTDVPRLRAGHVGALFWSLHLPEEPAGERPVAATLEQLDLVRSVVEAHPEGLRLVRTAGQVIDARNRGRIAVLPGPAHGAALDGSLAVLRVLHALGVRVLSLADTAWAGVSGLTRFGEEVVREMNRLGVLADVTGASAATVRRTLALSKTPVLCTRSAARALRPHPANLPDDLLAALGGAKGLCMVPLTAEQTGPAVPDVADHLDHVRDVAGPECVGLSGTYDSGAAHPRELADASRYPHLIAELLRRGWSETELALLTWGNVQRVLRGADFTARAAQHRRKAPAPPVTDLDVL, from the coding sequence ATGGCCGACCTCCAGGACGACATCCCCGGCACGACCGAGGTCGGCGAGGACGGCGGCCTGCCGGACGAGCCGTTGCGCCTCCGGCCGGCCGGGGACCTGCTGGAGCGGGCCCGCGTCCTGCTCGCCGCGCACCCGGTCGCCGACGGCTACAGCGGCCTGCCCTGGGCCCTGCGCCATCTGCCCGGCCACGACCTCCAGCTCGGCGAGGCCGCCGTCGACACGGACGTGCCCCGGCTGCGCGCCGGGCACGTCGGCGCGCTGTTCTGGTCGCTGCACCTGCCCGAGGAACCGGCCGGGGAGCGTCCGGTGGCGGCGACCCTGGAACAGCTGGACCTGGTGCGCTCGGTCGTCGAGGCGCATCCGGAGGGGCTGCGGCTGGTGCGTACCGCCGGGCAGGTCATCGACGCCCGCAACCGCGGCCGGATCGCCGTGCTGCCGGGCCCCGCGCACGGCGCCGCGCTGGACGGCTCCCTCGCCGTCCTGCGCGTGCTGCACGCCCTCGGCGTGCGCGTCCTCAGCCTCGCGGACACCGCGTGGGCGGGCGTGTCGGGGCTCACCCGGTTCGGTGAGGAGGTGGTGCGCGAGATGAACCGGCTCGGTGTGCTCGCCGACGTCACCGGCGCCTCGGCCGCCACCGTCCGGCGCACCCTCGCGCTGTCCAAGACCCCGGTGCTGTGCACCCGCTCGGCCGCCCGCGCCCTGCGCCCGCACCCGGCCAATCTGCCCGACGACCTGCTGGCCGCCCTCGGCGGGGCGAAGGGCCTGTGCATGGTGCCGCTGACCGCCGAGCAGACCGGGCCGGCCGTCCCGGACGTCGCCGACCACCTGGACCACGTCCGCGACGTGGCCGGCCCCGAGTGCGTCGGCCTGTCCGGCACCTACGACTCCGGCGCCGCCCATCCCCGCGAACTGGCCGACGCCTCCCGCTACCCGCACCTGATCGCCGAACTGCTCAGGCGCGGCTGGTCCGAGACCGAACTGGCGCTGCTGACGTGGGGAAACGTCCAGCGGGTGCTGCGCGGCGCGGACTTCACGGCCCGCGCCGCCCAGCACCGCCGAAAGGCCCCGGCACCGCCGGTCACCGATCTGGACGTCCTCTAG
- a CDS encoding VOC family protein translates to MASVARFRNVVLDCPDPHALAAFYAAVAGGTPEPEDDDWVVLRVPDGPRMAFQRAEGHTPPEWPRADHNGQQLHLDFDAGPTWDDIDAAHERVIALGARPLDLEDREKKDFQVYADPAGHPFCLCRIERS, encoded by the coding sequence ATGGCGTCCGTGGCCCGTTTCCGCAACGTCGTGCTCGACTGCCCCGACCCGCACGCGCTGGCCGCCTTCTACGCGGCCGTGGCCGGAGGCACCCCGGAGCCGGAGGACGACGACTGGGTCGTCCTCCGCGTGCCGGACGGGCCCCGGATGGCCTTCCAGCGGGCCGAGGGCCACACGCCGCCCGAGTGGCCGCGCGCCGACCACAACGGCCAGCAGCTCCACCTCGACTTCGACGCGGGCCCGACCTGGGACGACATCGACGCCGCGCACGAACGGGTGATCGCGCTCGGCGCCCGACCGCTGGACCTGGAGGACCGCGAGAAGAAGGACTTCCAGGTGTACGCCGACCCGGCCGGGCATCCGTTCTGCCTGTGCCGGATCGAGCGGTCGTAG
- a CDS encoding VOC family protein: MALAKLDVVVLDCPDPRALAGFYAGVLDGTVEGDEEWVTLKVPGGPELAFQRAPGFVPPEWPAADRSQQFHLDLTVPDLDAAEKGVLELGARPLDTADRSRSFRVYADPAGHPFCLCAC, from the coding sequence ATGGCTCTCGCCAAGCTCGACGTCGTGGTGCTGGACTGTCCCGATCCCCGTGCGCTGGCCGGGTTCTACGCCGGTGTGCTGGACGGCACGGTGGAGGGCGACGAGGAGTGGGTGACGCTGAAGGTGCCCGGCGGGCCGGAGCTGGCCTTCCAGCGGGCGCCCGGGTTCGTGCCGCCCGAGTGGCCCGCGGCGGACCGCTCCCAGCAGTTCCACCTGGACCTGACCGTGCCGGACCTGGACGCGGCCGAGAAGGGCGTGCTGGAGCTGGGCGCCAGGCCGCTGGACACCGCCGACCGGTCCCGTTCCTTCCGTGTCTACGCCGACCCGGCGGGGCACCCGTTCTGCCTCTGTGCCTGCTGA
- a CDS encoding CGNR zinc finger domain-containing protein, whose protein sequence is MSERSAAPGGLALVESLVNTLDMEAGTDALDTPEGRVRLGITEDGLDEARELRESLRAALLAHAGHPPHRAVTPLGTLLARAPLYLAVDDHDGSARLTPADEGPLPARIAAAVAEALVAGTWARLKACESATCHWAYYDRSPAGRGRWCLMRTCGARAKMRRYRAKGP, encoded by the coding sequence ATGAGCGAGAGATCCGCCGCGCCGGGCGGCCTGGCGCTGGTCGAGTCGCTGGTGAACACGCTCGACATGGAGGCGGGCACCGACGCGCTGGACACGCCGGAGGGCCGCGTCCGCCTGGGGATCACCGAGGACGGCCTCGACGAGGCCCGGGAGCTGCGCGAGTCGCTGCGGGCCGCGCTGCTCGCCCACGCCGGGCATCCGCCGCACCGCGCCGTGACCCCGCTCGGCACACTGCTGGCCCGGGCGCCGCTGTACCTCGCCGTGGACGACCACGACGGCTCCGCCCGGCTGACGCCCGCCGACGAGGGCCCGCTGCCCGCCCGGATCGCCGCCGCCGTCGCCGAGGCGCTCGTCGCCGGCACCTGGGCCAGACTCAAGGCGTGCGAGTCCGCCACCTGCCACTGGGCGTACTACGACCGCAGCCCCGCCGGACGCGGACGCTGGTGCCTGATGCGGACGTGCGGGGCCCGCGCCAAGATGCGCCGCTACCGCGCGAAGGGCCCCTGA
- a CDS encoding UDP-glucose/GDP-mannose dehydrogenase family protein, whose protein sequence is MSLKITVIGTGYLGATHAAAMAELGFEVLGLDVVPEKIALLERGRTPMYEPGLEELLRRHVAGIEGSTGRLRFTTDWAEAGAFGDVHFVCVNTPQKHGEYACDMSYVDSAIASLAPHLHGPALVVGKSTVPVGSAERLADYLAEHAPAGADAELAWNPEFLREGFAVEDTLHPDRIVVGVRGERAEKLLREVYATPVAGGTPFIVTDFPTAELVKTAANSFLATKISFINAMAEVCEAGGGDVARLAEAIGYDDRIGRKFLRAGIGFGGGCLPKDIRAFMARAGELGADQALTFLREIDSINMRRRGQMVEMAREALGGGSFLGKRVAVLGATFKPDSDDVRDSPALNVAGQIHLQGGQVTVYDPKGMANARKVFPTLGYADSAEEAVRGAHVVLHLTEWREFGELDPAALGEVAADRVLLDGRNTLDPELWRRAGWTYRAMGRPTA, encoded by the coding sequence ATGAGCCTGAAGATCACCGTGATCGGCACCGGCTACCTCGGCGCCACGCACGCCGCGGCCATGGCCGAGCTGGGCTTCGAGGTGCTGGGCCTGGACGTGGTACCCGAGAAGATCGCCCTGCTGGAGCGCGGCAGGACCCCGATGTACGAACCGGGGCTCGAGGAGCTGCTGCGCAGGCACGTCGCCGGGATCGAGGGGTCGACCGGGCGGCTGCGGTTCACCACGGACTGGGCCGAGGCCGGTGCCTTCGGCGACGTGCACTTCGTGTGCGTCAACACGCCGCAGAAGCACGGCGAGTACGCCTGCGACATGTCCTACGTCGACTCCGCGATCGCCTCCCTCGCCCCGCACCTGCACGGCCCGGCCCTGGTCGTGGGCAAGTCGACCGTGCCGGTGGGCTCCGCCGAGCGGCTGGCGGACTACCTCGCCGAGCACGCCCCGGCGGGCGCGGACGCCGAGCTGGCCTGGAACCCGGAGTTCCTGCGCGAGGGCTTCGCCGTCGAGGACACCCTGCACCCGGACCGGATCGTGGTCGGCGTGCGCGGCGAGCGCGCCGAGAAGCTGCTGCGCGAGGTGTACGCGACGCCGGTGGCCGGCGGCACGCCGTTCATCGTCACCGACTTCCCGACCGCCGAGCTGGTGAAGACGGCCGCGAACTCCTTCCTCGCCACCAAGATCTCCTTCATCAACGCGATGGCGGAGGTGTGCGAGGCGGGCGGCGGTGACGTGGCCCGGCTCGCCGAGGCCATCGGGTACGACGACCGGATCGGCCGCAAGTTCCTGCGCGCCGGGATCGGCTTCGGCGGCGGCTGCCTGCCCAAGGACATCCGGGCGTTCATGGCCCGCGCGGGCGAGCTGGGCGCCGACCAGGCGCTGACCTTCCTGCGCGAGATCGACTCCATCAACATGCGCCGGCGCGGCCAGATGGTGGAGATGGCCCGGGAGGCGCTGGGCGGCGGCTCCTTCCTCGGCAAGCGGGTGGCGGTGCTCGGCGCCACCTTCAAGCCGGACTCGGACGACGTGCGCGACTCGCCCGCGCTGAACGTGGCCGGGCAGATCCACCTCCAGGGCGGCCAGGTGACGGTGTACGACCCGAAGGGCATGGCCAACGCCCGCAAGGTCTTCCCGACCCTGGGCTACGCCGACAGCGCGGAGGAGGCCGTCCGCGGCGCCCATGTCGTGCTGCACCTGACCGAGTGGCGGGAGTTCGGCGAGCTGGACCCGGCGGCACTCGGCGAGGTCGCGGCGGACCGGGTGCTCCTGGACGGGCGCAACACGCTCGACCCGGAGCTGTGGCGACGGGCCGGGTGGACGTACCGGGCGATGGGCCGGCCCACGGCTTAG
- a CDS encoding acyl-CoA dehydrogenase, whose translation MAGSADFDLYRPSEEHDMLRDAVRSLVEAKIAPYAAAVDEEARFPQEALDALVANDLHAVHVPEEYGGSGADALATVIVIEEVARACVSSSLIPAVNKLGSLPVILSGSEELKKKYLGPLAKGDAMFSYCLSEPEAGSDAAGMKTKAVRDGDHWVLNGVKRWITNAGVSEYYTVMAVTDPSKRSKGISAFVVEKSDEGVSFGAPEKKLGIKGSPTREVYFDNVRIPADRMIGEEGTGFMTAMKTLDHTRITIAAQALGVAQGALDYAKGYVQERKQFGKAIADFQGIQFMLADMSMKISAARALTYQAAAASERGDADLTYLGAAAKCFASDVAMEVTTDAVQLLGGYGYTRDYPVERMMRDAKITQIYEGTNQVQRIVMARNLP comes from the coding sequence GTGGCCGGATCGGCTGACTTCGACCTGTACCGCCCGTCCGAGGAGCACGACATGCTCCGGGACGCCGTCCGTTCGCTGGTCGAGGCGAAGATCGCGCCGTACGCCGCGGCGGTGGACGAGGAGGCCCGCTTCCCGCAGGAGGCCCTCGACGCCCTGGTGGCCAACGACCTGCACGCCGTGCACGTCCCCGAGGAGTACGGCGGCTCCGGCGCCGACGCGCTCGCCACGGTCATCGTGATCGAGGAGGTCGCCCGTGCCTGCGTCTCCTCCTCGCTCATCCCCGCGGTGAACAAGCTGGGCTCGCTCCCGGTGATCCTCTCCGGCTCCGAGGAGCTGAAGAAGAAGTACCTGGGCCCGCTGGCCAAGGGCGACGCGATGTTCTCGTACTGCCTGTCCGAGCCGGAGGCGGGCTCGGACGCGGCCGGCATGAAGACCAAGGCCGTCCGCGACGGCGACCACTGGGTGCTCAACGGCGTCAAGCGCTGGATCACCAACGCGGGCGTCTCGGAGTACTACACGGTGATGGCCGTGACGGACCCCTCGAAGCGCTCGAAGGGCATCTCCGCCTTCGTGGTCGAGAAGTCCGACGAGGGCGTCTCCTTCGGCGCGCCGGAGAAGAAGCTCGGCATCAAGGGTTCCCCGACCCGCGAGGTCTACTTCGACAACGTCCGCATCCCCGCCGACCGCATGATCGGCGAGGAGGGCACCGGCTTCATGACGGCCATGAAGACCCTGGACCACACCCGCATCACCATCGCCGCCCAGGCCCTCGGCGTCGCCCAGGGCGCCCTCGACTACGCCAAGGGCTACGTCCAGGAGCGCAAGCAGTTCGGCAAGGCGATCGCCGACTTCCAGGGCATCCAGTTCATGCTCGCCGACATGTCCATGAAGATCTCGGCGGCCCGCGCCCTCACCTACCAGGCCGCCGCCGCCTCCGAGCGCGGCGACGCCGACCTCACCTACCTGGGCGCCGCCGCCAAGTGCTTCGCCTCGGACGTCGCCATGGAGGTCACCACCGACGCCGTCCAGCTCCTCGGCGGCTACGGCTACACCCGCGACTACCCGGTGGAGCGCATGATGCGCGACGCCAAGATCACCCAGATCTACGAGGGCACGAATCAGGTTCAGCGGATCGTCATGGCGAGGAACCTTCCGTAG
- a CDS encoding SAM-dependent methyltransferase has product MARLRTDVSHSARVWNYWLGGKDHYPVDEQVGEQILGFVPALPRSAVADRAFLARAVRHLAGTEGIRQFLDIGTGLPTADNTHEVAQRVDPSCRIVYADNDPLVLTHAHALLTSTPEGATDYIEADVHDPEAIVRGAARTLDLDRPVALTLLGILNFVLDTDEAVSIVHRLLDAVPSGSFLVISHPTTEVDGEAMTQAVEYWNGQGSAPMTLRTRAELARLFDRVELLEPGLVSCSRWRPGAGTAEPAEVTHFGAVGRKP; this is encoded by the coding sequence ATGGCCCGGCTGCGTACCGACGTCTCCCACTCGGCCCGCGTCTGGAACTACTGGCTCGGCGGCAAGGACCACTACCCGGTGGATGAGCAGGTCGGCGAGCAGATCCTCGGCTTCGTCCCGGCGCTGCCCCGCTCGGCCGTCGCCGACCGGGCGTTCCTGGCCCGCGCGGTGCGGCACCTGGCCGGCACCGAGGGCATCCGGCAGTTCCTGGACATCGGCACCGGACTGCCCACCGCCGACAACACCCACGAGGTCGCCCAGCGCGTCGACCCGTCCTGCCGGATCGTCTACGCCGACAACGACCCGCTCGTCCTCACCCACGCCCACGCGCTGCTGACCAGCACTCCCGAGGGCGCCACGGACTACATCGAGGCCGACGTCCACGACCCGGAGGCCATCGTGCGGGGTGCCGCCCGGACCCTGGACCTGGACCGCCCGGTCGCCCTCACCCTGCTCGGCATCCTCAACTTCGTCCTGGACACCGACGAGGCCGTGTCCATCGTGCACCGGCTGCTGGACGCCGTGCCCTCCGGCAGCTTCCTGGTGATCTCCCACCCCACCACCGAGGTCGACGGCGAGGCGATGACCCAGGCCGTGGAGTACTGGAACGGCCAGGGCTCCGCGCCCATGACCCTGCGCACCCGCGCCGAACTGGCCCGGCTCTTCGACCGGGTCGAACTGCTGGAGCCGGGCCTCGTCTCCTGCTCGCGCTGGCGGCCCGGGGCCGGTACGGCGGAGCCGGCGGAGGTGACCCACTTCGGCGCCGTGGGCCGCAAGCCGTAG